A section of the Stenotrophomonas acidaminiphila genome encodes:
- the relA gene encoding GTP diphosphokinase ((p)ppGpp synthetase; catalyzes the formation of pppGpp and ppGpp from ATP and GTP or GDP): MNRSSLSGLDALLHRPTCGALSDPLREALLGAWRQPGTDTQPRLPWPVLADTLDALALLSADEAVIAAALLFDLPGLRARLAELPLGNAAAAVRGLLDGQDAADQVWALHAGREAGRNSEGLRRLLLSIVHDLRVVPVLLARQLACMRAADRSPEEQRRALAQLTRDIHAPLANRLGIWQLKWELEDLAFRFLEPDTYRHIAREVDETRLARERYVEAVKRRLSAALGEHGIRAEVSGRPKHIYSIWRKMQKKKLAFEQLYDLRAVRVMVDDVAACYAALGVVHALWTPIPSEFDDYIARPKANDYRSLHTAVIGPEGRTVEVQIRTHEMHAQAELGVAAHWKYKEGGKGAEKAFDRKITWMRQLLEQAQDAANPEDLAGALDAELIEDRVYALSPKGEVMDLPAGATPLDFAYHVHTMVGHRCRGAKVNGRIVPLTYRLRSGDRVEIMTARDADPRRDWLLPANGFLASNRSREKVRTWFHKLDRARNVQAGRELLDRELKRLGLQQADLMLAARRFHADSVDDLYIQVALGDTGPSQVSRALLEAEKEKNQPAPATPALPRPTARRDGIGRSDFTVQGVGNLLVQLARCCQPVAGEPIAGYLTRTRGVTVHRADCPALARLSAAHPERVLPVEWGRAGAGYEVDVMVRAMDRRWLLKDITNLIAQEDAYVLNINSDPLRDSGRMQLRLRLKVSDYGQLSTLLGKLDALPGVDEARRMG; the protein is encoded by the coding sequence ATGCCCTGCTGCACCGCCCGACCTGCGGCGCCCTTTCCGATCCGTTGCGGGAGGCGCTGCTGGGCGCCTGGCGGCAGCCCGGGACCGACACCCAACCGCGGTTGCCGTGGCCGGTGCTGGCCGACACGCTCGATGCGCTCGCCCTGCTGTCCGCCGACGAGGCGGTGATCGCCGCCGCGCTGCTGTTCGATCTGCCGGGCCTGCGCGCGCGCCTGGCGGAGCTGCCGCTGGGCAACGCGGCGGCCGCGGTGCGCGGGCTGCTCGATGGGCAGGATGCCGCCGACCAGGTGTGGGCGCTGCACGCCGGGCGCGAGGCCGGCCGCAACAGCGAAGGCCTGCGCCGCCTGCTGCTATCCATCGTCCACGACCTGCGCGTGGTGCCGGTGCTGCTGGCGCGGCAACTGGCGTGCATGCGCGCGGCCGACCGCAGCCCCGAGGAGCAGCGCCGCGCGCTGGCGCAGCTGACCCGCGACATCCACGCGCCGCTGGCCAACCGCCTGGGCATCTGGCAGTTGAAATGGGAACTGGAAGACCTGGCGTTCCGTTTCCTGGAGCCGGATACGTACCGCCACATCGCGCGCGAGGTGGACGAAACCCGGCTGGCGCGCGAGCGCTACGTCGAAGCGGTCAAGCGCCGCCTGTCCGCGGCGCTGGGCGAGCACGGCATCCGCGCCGAGGTCAGCGGCCGGCCCAAGCACATCTACAGCATCTGGCGGAAGATGCAGAAGAAGAAGCTGGCCTTCGAGCAGCTCTACGACCTGCGCGCGGTGCGGGTGATGGTGGACGACGTGGCCGCCTGCTACGCCGCGCTGGGCGTGGTGCACGCGTTGTGGACGCCGATCCCCAGCGAGTTCGACGACTACATCGCCCGGCCCAAGGCCAACGACTACCGCTCGCTGCACACCGCGGTGATCGGCCCGGAGGGGCGCACCGTGGAAGTGCAGATCCGCACCCACGAGATGCATGCGCAGGCCGAACTGGGCGTGGCCGCGCACTGGAAGTACAAGGAAGGCGGCAAGGGCGCGGAGAAGGCGTTCGACCGCAAGATCACCTGGATGCGGCAATTGCTGGAGCAGGCGCAGGATGCGGCCAATCCGGAGGACCTGGCCGGCGCGCTGGATGCCGAGCTGATCGAGGACCGGGTCTACGCGCTCAGCCCCAAGGGCGAGGTGATGGACCTGCCGGCCGGCGCCACGCCGCTGGACTTCGCCTACCACGTGCACACCATGGTCGGGCACCGTTGCCGCGGCGCCAAGGTCAACGGCCGTATCGTGCCGCTGACCTACCGCCTGCGCAGCGGCGACCGGGTCGAGATCATGACCGCGCGCGACGCCGACCCGCGCCGCGACTGGCTGCTGCCGGCCAACGGCTTCCTGGCCAGCAACCGTTCGCGCGAGAAGGTACGCACCTGGTTCCACAAGCTCGACCGCGCGCGCAACGTGCAGGCCGGGCGCGAACTGCTGGACCGCGAGCTCAAGCGGCTGGGCCTGCAGCAGGCCGACCTGATGCTCGCCGCCCGGCGTTTCCACGCCGACAGCGTCGACGACCTGTACATCCAGGTCGCGCTCGGCGACACCGGCCCCAGCCAGGTCAGCCGCGCGCTGCTGGAGGCGGAGAAGGAGAAGAACCAGCCAGCGCCGGCCACCCCGGCGCTGCCGCGGCCGACCGCGCGCCGCGACGGCATCGGCCGCTCCGACTTCACCGTGCAGGGCGTGGGCAACCTGCTGGTGCAGCTGGCGCGCTGCTGCCAGCCGGTGGCCGGCGAGCCGATCGCCGGCTACCTCACCCGGACCCGCGGGGTCACCGTGCACCGTGCCGATTGCCCGGCGCTGGCGCGGTTGTCGGCAGCGCACCCCGAGCGCGTGCTGCCGGTGGAGTGGGGCCGCGCCGGCGCGGGCTACGAGGTGGACGTGATGGTCCGTGCCATGGACCGGCGCTGGCTGCTCAAGGACATCACCAACCTGATCGCGCAGGAGGATGCCTACGTGCTCAACATCAACAGCGATCCGCTGCGCGACAGCGGCCGCATGCAGCTGCGGCTGCGGCTGAAGGTGAGCGACTACGGCCAGCTGTCCACCCTGCTGGGCAAGCTCGACGCGCTGCCGGGCGTGGACGAAGCGCGGCGCATGGGCTGA
- a CDS encoding glycosyl transferase, with the protein MSMSPADARYHLARIVGLIRRGLASLRTRGWRTTLQRVGVRLRRQPPPRRAPLYAPAAAAFAPFAVPSSAEPLASIVIPVYNHAAHTLACLRALAAHPPAAACEILVVDDGSSDETAGWMARIDGLRYHRRAENGGFIAACNDGLRLARGQYVVLLNNDTVPQPGWLDALLDTFVQIPQAGLVGAQLLYPDGRLQESGGVVFDDGSCWSYGRFESPEDPRYASLRDADYCSGAALAIPRALLARFGGLDARYAPAYYEDTDLAFKVRAAGHRVLVQPASRVVHDEGTSNGTDTGSGVKAWQVRNQQVFADAWRTALARQLPAGSVPGPALLHRGQRQVLIIDEAVPRPDRDSASLRQFNLIRMLLAGGAHVVFLPTRGEHGGAATHALQALGVEVWHAPWLDGVGAWLRTHGQRFQVVLLVRHHVASQCLPLLRRHAPQARTVFDTVDLHYLRERRGAELSGDPRLARSAERTRASELAVMAATDVTLLVSAAEKAQLAVDAPGVRVELLSNLHEVAGQGLDWAQRQGLVFVGGFNHPPNLDAMQWFIGEVFPLIRQRLPGIGFHCIGADVPDSLRALAATQPGVQVHGYVPDVVPWMAGGRVAVAPLRFGAGVKGKINLSMAHGQPVVATSCAAEGMHLRDGEDVLVADGAAAFADAVVRLHDDEALWRRLSGNGLDNIARHFSMDAARDVVTRVFLD; encoded by the coding sequence ATGTCGATGTCCCCGGCCGATGCGCGCTACCACCTCGCCCGCATCGTCGGCCTGATCCGCCGCGGCCTGGCCAGCCTGCGCACCCGCGGCTGGCGCACCACCTTGCAGCGCGTCGGCGTGCGCCTGCGGCGGCAGCCGCCACCGCGGCGCGCGCCGTTGTACGCACCGGCCGCGGCCGCCTTCGCGCCATTCGCCGTGCCCAGCAGCGCCGAGCCGCTGGCCAGCATCGTGATCCCGGTCTACAACCATGCCGCGCATACCCTGGCGTGCCTGCGCGCACTGGCCGCGCATCCGCCGGCGGCGGCCTGCGAGATCCTGGTGGTCGACGACGGCAGCAGCGACGAGACCGCTGGCTGGATGGCGCGGATCGACGGCCTGCGCTACCACCGCCGCGCGGAGAACGGTGGCTTCATCGCCGCCTGCAACGACGGCCTGCGGTTGGCCCGCGGCCAGTACGTGGTGCTGCTGAACAATGACACCGTGCCGCAACCGGGCTGGCTGGACGCCCTGCTCGACACCTTCGTGCAGATTCCGCAGGCCGGCCTGGTCGGTGCCCAGTTGCTGTATCCGGATGGTCGCCTGCAGGAATCGGGGGGCGTGGTGTTCGACGACGGCAGTTGCTGGAGCTACGGTCGTTTCGAATCGCCGGAGGACCCGCGCTACGCCAGCCTGCGCGACGCCGATTACTGTTCCGGCGCGGCGCTGGCCATTCCGCGTGCGCTGCTGGCGCGGTTCGGCGGGCTGGATGCGCGCTATGCGCCGGCCTACTACGAGGACACCGACCTGGCGTTCAAGGTGCGCGCCGCCGGCCACCGCGTGCTGGTGCAGCCGGCCAGCCGCGTGGTGCACGACGAAGGCACCAGCAACGGCACCGACACCGGCAGCGGGGTCAAGGCCTGGCAGGTGCGCAACCAGCAGGTGTTCGCCGACGCCTGGCGCACCGCGCTGGCGCGGCAGCTGCCGGCGGGCAGCGTGCCGGGCCCGGCGCTGCTGCACCGTGGCCAGCGCCAGGTGCTGATCATCGACGAAGCGGTGCCGCGCCCGGACCGCGATTCGGCCTCGCTGCGCCAGTTCAACCTGATCCGCATGCTGCTGGCCGGCGGCGCCCACGTGGTGTTCCTGCCGACCCGCGGCGAACACGGCGGCGCCGCCACCCACGCCCTGCAGGCGCTGGGCGTGGAGGTCTGGCACGCGCCGTGGCTGGACGGCGTCGGCGCGTGGCTGCGCACGCATGGCCAGCGCTTCCAGGTGGTGCTGCTGGTGCGCCACCACGTCGCCAGCCAATGCCTGCCGCTGCTGCGGCGCCATGCGCCGCAGGCGCGCACCGTGTTCGACACCGTCGACCTGCACTACCTGCGCGAACGCCGCGGCGCCGAGCTCAGCGGCGACCCGCGGCTGGCGCGCAGTGCCGAGCGCACCCGGGCCAGCGAGCTGGCGGTGATGGCCGCGACCGACGTCACCCTGCTGGTCAGCGCCGCCGAGAAGGCGCAGCTGGCGGTCGATGCCCCCGGCGTGCGGGTCGAGCTGCTGTCCAACCTGCACGAGGTCGCCGGCCAGGGGCTGGACTGGGCACAGCGGCAGGGGCTGGTGTTCGTCGGCGGCTTCAACCACCCGCCGAACCTGGATGCGATGCAGTGGTTCATCGGCGAGGTGTTCCCGCTGATCCGGCAACGCCTGCCGGGCATCGGCTTCCACTGCATCGGTGCCGACGTGCCCGACAGCCTGCGCGCGCTGGCGGCCACGCAGCCCGGCGTGCAGGTGCATGGCTACGTGCCCGACGTGGTGCCATGGATGGCCGGTGGCCGGGTCGCGGTGGCCCCGCTGCGCTTCGGCGCCGGGGTCAAGGGCAAGATCAACCTGAGCATGGCCCACGGCCAGCCGGTGGTGGCCACCAGCTGCGCCGCCGAGGGCATGCACCTGCGCGACGGCGAGGACGTGCTGGTCGCCGACGGCGCCGCGGCGTTCGCCGACGCGGTGGTGCGGCTGCACGACGACGAAGCCCTGTGGCGGCGGCTGTCCGGCAACGGCCTGGACAACATTGCCCGGCATTTCTCGATGGACGCCGCGCGCGACGTGGTGACGCGGGTGTTCCTGGACTAA